In Rhea pennata isolate bPtePen1 chromosome 13, bPtePen1.pri, whole genome shotgun sequence, the following proteins share a genomic window:
- the COG8 gene encoding conserved oligomeric Golgi complex subunit 8, with product MAAAAEEASLLAWLLGGAAAPGGAELSVYLAELAALGLAALGREPARLAAERARVGAQTRRLAFEHYRAFIRSAECTGRAGHGFGGIERRLGSLLARLPALQEACRNFMRDAEEIACSRRMNSLTLNRHTEILEILEIPQLMDTCVRNGYYEEALELAAYVRRLERKHSAIPVIQGIVDEVRQSTQLMLNQLIQQLRSNIQLPACLRVIGYLRRMDVFTEAELRIKFLQARDAWLRSIQASIPDDDPYFHITKTIEACRVHLFDIITQYRAIFSDEEPLLPPDEPALNEGAIFHGWVLQKVSEFLQVLEGDLQRGVGGRLDSLLGQCMYFGLSFSRVGADFRGQLAPIFQRVTIGAFRKAVEEAVEKFQEEMNSYTLISAPAVLGSTVAAVVPTAQPGTLQPPMVLLDFPPLACFLNNLLVAFNDLRLCCPVALAQDVTTCLEDALGQVTKIILAFHRAEEAAFSGREQELFVQFCTVFLEDLLPYLNRCLQVLFPPAQIAQALGVPATQLQRFCRLGCLDTGAVGEPLAFILPAREADLVPGEEPAQESPSPAALPHAQEEDASGQPLAVLAEQSPAEPVDVS from the exons atggcggcggcggcggaggaggcCAGCCTGCTGGCGTGGCTgctgggcggcgcggcggcgcccggcggcgccgagcTCTCCGTGTACCTGGCGGAGCTGGCGGCGCTGGGGCTGGCGGCGCTGGGCCGCGAGCCGGCGCGGCTggcggcggagcgggcgcgGGTCGGGGCGCAGACGCGCCGCCTCGCCTTCGAGCACTACCGCGCCTTCATCCGCTCCGCCGAGTGCACCGGCCGCGCCGGCCACGGCTTCGGCGGCATCGAGCGCcgcctgggcagcctgctcgCCCGGCTGCCTGCCCTCCAGGAGGCCTGCCg GAACTTCATGCGAGACGCCGAGGAGATCGCCTGCAGCCGGCGCATGAACAGCCTGACGCTGAACCGGCACACGGAGATCCTGGAGATCCTGGAGATCCCGCAGCTCATGGACACCTGCGTCCGCAACGGCTACTACGAGGAGGCGCTGGAGCTCGCTGCCTACGTGCGCCGGCTGGAGAGGAAGCACAGTGCCATCCCCGTGATCCAG GGTATCGTGGACGAAGTCCGCCAGTCCAcccagctgatgctgaaccagcTCATCCAGCAGCTACGCAGCAACATCCAGCTGCCGGCCTGCCTGCGGGTCATTGGCTACCTGCGGCGCATGGACGTCTTCACGGAGGCCGAGCTGCGCATCAAGTTCCTGCAGGCGCGGGACGCCTGGCTGCGCTCCATCCAGGCCTCCATCCCAGATGACGACCCCTATTTCCACATCACCAAGACTATCGAGGCCTGCCGTGTCCATCTCTTTGACATCATCACGCAGTATCGCGCCATCTTCTCTGACGAGGAGCCGCTCCTGCCCCCCGACGAGCCAGCCCTCAATGAGGGGGCCATCTTCCATGGCTGGGTGCTGCAGAAGGTCTCCGAGTTCCTGCAGGTGCTGGAGGGCGACCTCCAGCGTGGGGTGGGCGGCCGCCTGGATTCGCTGCTGGGACAGTGCATGTACTTCGGACTCTCCTTCAGCAGGGTGGGCGCTGACTTCCGCGGGCAGCTGGCCCCCATCTTCCAGCGCGTCACTATTGGCGCCTTCAGGAAGGCAGTTGAGGAGGCTGTGGAGAAATTCCAGGAGGAGATGAATTCCTACACGCTCATCTCTGCCCCAGCCGTGCTGGGCAGCACCGTTGCAGCGGTGGTGCCGACAGCCCAGCCAGGGACCCTGCAGCCGCCCATGGTGCTGCTGGACTTCCCGCCCCTTGCCTGCTTCCTGAACAACCTCCTTGTCGCCTTCAATGACTTGCGGCTCTGCTGCCCTGTGGCCCTGGCCCAGGATGTCACCACCTGCCTGGAGGATGCTCTTGGCCAG GTGACCAAAATAATCCTGGCCTTTCATCGGGCAGAAGAGGCAGCTTTCAGCGGGCGCGAGCAGGAGCTCTTTGTCCAGTTCTGCACCGTGTTCCTGGAAGATCTGCTCCCCTACCTTAACCGCTGCCTCCAGGTCCTCTTTCCTCCAGCCCAGATAGCACAGGCGCTGG GCGTCCCCGCCACCCAGCTGCAGCGGTTCTGCAGGCTGGGCTGCCTCGACACCGGGGCTGTCGGGGAGCCCCTGGCCTTCATCCTGCCGGCACGAGAGGCGGATCTGGTGCCGGGTGAGGAGCCAGCGCAGGAGAGCCCCTCGCCGGCCGCCCTGCCGCACGCACAGGAGGAGGATGCGTCCGGTCAGCCCCTTGCCGTGCTGGCGGAGCAGAGCCCTGCGGAGCCCGTGGACGTGAGCTAG
- the TMED6 gene encoding transmembrane emp24 domain-containing protein 6, whose protein sequence is PAAPAGARRLGSSMLLLGLLALGWLSPAGCPKTEPLSGSSNEPLFRGADRYDFAIVVPAGSAECFWQFAHQSGNFFFSYEVQRASGMASNRHILATVSDPSGFRLGSSQHVRGQINFPTKETGFYQLCLDNQHNHFGFMQVYLNFGVYYQGFDTENEQVERKQLNDTLDAIEISMRKLQVHVFHMWRFYNFARMRKGADSFLLESNYNYINWWSLAQSCIIVLSGVLQLYFLKRLFVVQPAARPRC, encoded by the exons CCGGCTGCCCCAGCTGGAGCCCGAAGGCTCGGgagcagcatgctgctgctgggtCTACTGGCGCTGGGGTGGCTGAGCCCCGCGGGGTGCCCCAAGACGGAGCCCCTGAGCGGGTCCAGCAACGAGCCTCTGTTCCGCGGAGCCGACCGCTATGACTTCGCCATCGTCGTCCCTGCGGGCTCCGCGGAGTGCTTCTGGCAGTTCGCGCACCAGAGCGGCAACTTCTTCTTCAGCTATGAG GTCCAGCGGGCGTCGGGGATGGCGAGCAACAGGCACATCTTGGCCACAGTGAGCGACCCCAGTGGCTTCCGGCTTGGTTCTTCCCAGCATGTGCGAGGACAGATCAACTTTCCAACCAAGGAGACAG GTTTTTACCAGCTGTGCCTGGACAACCAGCACAACCACTTTGGCTTCATGCAGGTTTATCTCAACTTTGGTGTGTACTACCAAGGCTTTGACACTGAGAATGAACAAGTAGAGAGGAAACAGCTGAATGACACCCTGGATGCCATCGAG ATCAGCATGCGGAAGCTGCAGGTCCACGTCTTCCACATGTGGAGGTTCTACAACTTCGCCCGGATGAGGAAAGGCGCCGACTCCTTCCTCCTCGAGTCCAACTACAACTACATCAACTGGTGGTCGCTGGCTCAGAGCTGCATCATTGTCCTCTCCGGGGTGCTACAGCTCTACTTCTTGAAGCGCCTCTTCGTcgtgcagcctgctgccaggccGAGGTGCTAG
- the TERF2 gene encoding telomeric repeat-binding factor 2 isoform X2, with protein MAAGGAAREETVNRCVLQFYFHQAVAAYRAGRNCDFRQFRDVMQALLVRPLEKEPVVSRLLRIMQFLSRVEEGENLDCTFDKESELTPLESAIGILELIQKEFSVAEKKTESIQKMMKEAAVIICIKNREFDKASKILRRHMGKDPSSQKMRTELLNIIREKNLAHPVITNFSYKGFQHSMFQFVETYVDDSEPLLLTMVKKALNSECAEEPKCPAAAPESANGVGDPAAALEPSKRAKDAAGAPKPAERTKDVAGAPEPAERAEDQAGAPELVEAAANTSKESPEPMEISKQPAAAAPGPTEVSPKNSERTKRRKEVENQDSEISEPPEIPHKGKRLLTISKLVMEQDSQCSEFSESPDSSQEPVVSSASRPSVQKSHDQPVSTKLPKPRKAMWNSSFAEEEKDVWSEEDDLFSDAALLETNSHNSTVFGSKKQKWTIQESEWIKEGVKKFGEGRWKSICQKYPFQNRTAVMIKDRWRTMKKLGIL; from the exons atggcggcgggcggcgccgcccgcgaGGAGACGGTGAACCGCTGCGTGCTGCAGTTCTACTTCCACCAGGCCGTGGCGGCCTACCGCGCCGGGCGCAACTGCGACTTCCGCCAGTTCCGCGATGTCATGCAGG CGCTGCTCGTGCGGCCCCTGGAGAAGGAGCCCGTGGTGTCCCGGCTGCTGCGCATCATGCAGTTCCTCTCGCGCGTCGAGGAGGGCGAGAACCTAG ATTGCACCTTTGATAAAGAGTCAGAACTTACCCCTCTTGAATCAGCAATTGGTATTCTGGAGCTCATCCAGAAAGAATTCTCTGTGGctgaaaagaagacagaatctattcagaaaatgatgaaagaagCT gcTGTTATAATTTGCATCAAAAACAGAGAGTTTGATAAAGCCTCAAAAATCTTAAGGAGACACATGGGGAAGGACCCTAGCAGCCAG AAAATGAGGACAGAGTTGCTCAATATTATCCGGGAGAAGAATTTGGCTCATCCAGTGATCACAAACTTCTCTTACAAGGGTTTTCAGCACAGCATGTTCCAGTTTGTGGAGACCTATGTGGATGATTCAGAGCCATTGCTGTTAACG ATGGTGAAAAAGGCTTTGAATTCAGAATGTGCTGAAGAACCAAAAtgtccagcagcagctcctgagTCTGCAAATGGGGTAGGGgacccagcagcagctcttgaGCCCTCTAAAAGAGCAAAGGACGCAGCAGGAGCTCCCAAGCCTGCAGAAAGAACAAAGGATGTGGCAGGAGCTCCCGAGCCTGCAGAAAGGGCAGAGGACCAAGCAGGAGCTCCTGAGCTTGTAGAAGCAGCAGCTAATACCTCAAAAGAATCTCCAGAGCCTATGGAAATATCTaaacaaccagcagcagcagctccaggaccTACGGAAGTGTCCCCAAAGAACTCAGAAAG AACCAAGAGGCGGAAAGAAGTGGAGAATCAAGATTCTGAGATCTCAGAGCCTCCAGAAATACCCCATAAGGGCAAACGCTTGTTGACCATAAGCAAACTGGTCATGGAGCAGGACAGCCAGTGCAGCGAGTTCAGTGAGAGCCCAGACTCTTCCCAGGAGCCTGTTGTATCTTCTGCTTCCAGACCTTCTGTTCAGAAATCGCATGACCAGCCTGTGTCTACTAAACTTCCCAA gCCCCGCAAAGCAATGTGGAACAGCTCAtttgctgaagaagaaaaagatgtttggAGTGAGGAGGATGATCTATTCTCAGATGCAG cattGCTTGAGACAAACAGCCACAACTCTACGGTCTTTGGTTCCAAGAAGCAG AAATGGACAATACAGGAAAGTGAGTGGATCAAAGAAGGAGTGAAGAAGTTTGGTGAAGGGAGATGGAAGTCCATTTGCCAAAAATACCCCTTCCAGAACCGTACAGCAGTGATGATCAAGGATCGCTGGCGGACCATGAAAAAGCTGGGAATCCTCTAA
- the TERF2 gene encoding telomeric repeat-binding factor 2 isoform X1, which produces MAAGGAAREETVNRCVLQFYFHQAVAAYRAGRNCDFRQFRDVMQALLVRPLEKEPVVSRLLRIMQFLSRVEEGENLDCTFDKESELTPLESAIGILELIQKEFSVAEKKTESIQKMMKEAAVIICIKNREFDKASKILRRHMGKDPSSQKMRTELLNIIREKNLAHPVITNFSYKGFQHSMFQFVETYVDDSEPLLLTMVKKALNSECAEEPKCPAAAPESANGVGDPAAALEPSKRAKDAAGAPKPAERTKDVAGAPEPAERAEDQAGAPELVEAAANTSKESPEPMEISKQPAAAAPGPTEVSPKNSERQPSGTVTTYGISVLREAFKILSDSQDSDALFTKLDETDISFPKQLSPSVSHRTKRRKEVENQDSEISEPPEIPHKGKRLLTISKLVMEQDSQCSEFSESPDSSQEPVVSSASRPSVQKSHDQPVSTKLPKPRKAMWNSSFAEEEKDVWSEEDDLFSDAALLETNSHNSTVFGSKKQKWTIQESEWIKEGVKKFGEGRWKSICQKYPFQNRTAVMIKDRWRTMKKLGIL; this is translated from the exons atggcggcgggcggcgccgcccgcgaGGAGACGGTGAACCGCTGCGTGCTGCAGTTCTACTTCCACCAGGCCGTGGCGGCCTACCGCGCCGGGCGCAACTGCGACTTCCGCCAGTTCCGCGATGTCATGCAGG CGCTGCTCGTGCGGCCCCTGGAGAAGGAGCCCGTGGTGTCCCGGCTGCTGCGCATCATGCAGTTCCTCTCGCGCGTCGAGGAGGGCGAGAACCTAG ATTGCACCTTTGATAAAGAGTCAGAACTTACCCCTCTTGAATCAGCAATTGGTATTCTGGAGCTCATCCAGAAAGAATTCTCTGTGGctgaaaagaagacagaatctattcagaaaatgatgaaagaagCT gcTGTTATAATTTGCATCAAAAACAGAGAGTTTGATAAAGCCTCAAAAATCTTAAGGAGACACATGGGGAAGGACCCTAGCAGCCAG AAAATGAGGACAGAGTTGCTCAATATTATCCGGGAGAAGAATTTGGCTCATCCAGTGATCACAAACTTCTCTTACAAGGGTTTTCAGCACAGCATGTTCCAGTTTGTGGAGACCTATGTGGATGATTCAGAGCCATTGCTGTTAACG ATGGTGAAAAAGGCTTTGAATTCAGAATGTGCTGAAGAACCAAAAtgtccagcagcagctcctgagTCTGCAAATGGGGTAGGGgacccagcagcagctcttgaGCCCTCTAAAAGAGCAAAGGACGCAGCAGGAGCTCCCAAGCCTGCAGAAAGAACAAAGGATGTGGCAGGAGCTCCCGAGCCTGCAGAAAGGGCAGAGGACCAAGCAGGAGCTCCTGAGCTTGTAGAAGCAGCAGCTAATACCTCAAAAGAATCTCCAGAGCCTATGGAAATATCTaaacaaccagcagcagcagctccaggaccTACGGAAGTGTCCCCAAAGAACTCAGAAAG gCAGCCTTCTGGAACTGTAACTACGTATGGGATTTCTGTTCTGAGAGAAGCTTTCAAGATCCTGTCAGATTCCCAGGATTCTGATGCGCTCTTCACCAAACTGGATGAAACAGACATTTCTTTCCCCAAGCAACTATCTCCTTCTGTATCCCACAGAACCAAGAGGCGGAAAGAAGTGGAGAATCAAGATTCTGAGATCTCAGAGCCTCCAGAAATACCCCATAAGGGCAAACGCTTGTTGACCATAAGCAAACTGGTCATGGAGCAGGACAGCCAGTGCAGCGAGTTCAGTGAGAGCCCAGACTCTTCCCAGGAGCCTGTTGTATCTTCTGCTTCCAGACCTTCTGTTCAGAAATCGCATGACCAGCCTGTGTCTACTAAACTTCCCAA gCCCCGCAAAGCAATGTGGAACAGCTCAtttgctgaagaagaaaaagatgtttggAGTGAGGAGGATGATCTATTCTCAGATGCAG cattGCTTGAGACAAACAGCCACAACTCTACGGTCTTTGGTTCCAAGAAGCAG AAATGGACAATACAGGAAAGTGAGTGGATCAAAGAAGGAGTGAAGAAGTTTGGTGAAGGGAGATGGAAGTCCATTTGCCAAAAATACCCCTTCCAGAACCGTACAGCAGTGATGATCAAGGATCGCTGGCGGACCATGAAAAAGCTGGGAATCCTCTAA
- the NIP7 gene encoding 60S ribosome subunit biogenesis protein NIP7 homolog encodes MRPLTEAETRAVFEKLGRYIGENIQLLVDRPDGTYCFRLHRDRVYYVSEKLLKVATSVPRDSLVALGTCFGKFTKTQKFRLNVTALDFLAPYAKYKVWVKPGSEQSFLYGNHVLKSGLGRITENTAQYQGVVVYSMADIPLGFGVAAKSTQDCRKVDPMAIVVFHQADVGEYVRSEDTLT; translated from the exons ATGCGGCCGCTGACGGAGGCGGAGACGCGCGCGGTGTTCGAGAAACTCGGGAGATA CATCGGCGAGAACATCCAGCTGCTGGTGGACCGGCCCGACGGCACCTACTGCTTCCGCCTGCACCGGGACCGCGTCTACTACGTGAG CGAGAAGCTGCTGAAGGTGGCCACGAGCGTCCCCCGGGACAGCCTGGTCGCGCTGGGCACCTGCTTCGGGAAGTTCACCAAGACGCAGAAGTTCCGGCTCAACGTCACGGCCCTGGACTTCCTCGCACCCTACGCCAAG TACAAGGTGTGGGTGAAGCCAGGCTCGGAGCAGTCCTTCCTCTACGGCAACCACGTGCTGAAGTCCGGCCTGGGCCGCATCACGGAGAACACGGCCCAGTACCAGGGCGTGGTGGTGTACTCCATGGCTGACATCCCGCTG GGATTTGGGGTAGCTGCAAAGTCCACGCAGGACTGCAGGAAGGTGGACCCCATGGCGATCGTGGTGTTTCACCAGGCTGACGTCGGGGAGTACGTGCGGAGCGAGGACACGCTGACTTAG